ggtatcaaaatagaaaaaaggagACAAGTTTAGGGTGCCGGATATGTATTAACCCTTAAATTAAAGTGTGTAACTAAGTTTTCAATACAAGTTTGTGGGGCAATTTATGTATTACTCAAAAAGAAATGGTCAAAGATACTCCTAAAAGATGAGTactctaataataataaaccTAGTTAAAAACTGGGGATAATTAGAAAACTTTGGGAAGTGAACTCACACACTTTAAACTTAAGGCTTAAGGGTTGTATATTTGTAGCTGTGCCGCTTCGCTTTTGTTATTAGGGTTTTTCATagtctctctttctctctacCTTTTCTCATCTACTCAGTCCATACACAAAATTCAAATATGAGGTAATCAACATCTCTCcctttttcaattattattcTACTAATTTTGTTGCTTTCAATTAGATCTCATCatgttattttttctttctttttgctgAACCTTTATTTGTGGATCTTTAACAAATTCGTTTACTATCGTTGTTACTTTAATTAATCATGTGTTTATCCACTTATGTATAACTGTGATTTGTTTGCACTAATTGTTTCTCGTGGTTTATGGTTATTTTTTCTTACATAAttatcagattttttttttttaaattttttttaggtAATGTTAATTATAGATTTAGAAGTTGACATGGAAGTCAAGGTGGAAATGGTCTGGTaggatagtcatgttaaataaTGTCTCATGAACAGGGAAGGTAAAAATTGTGTTATCTAGCGAAACATTAAAATGATGGAACAAATTCTTATTTTAGTTTATAAATGAGTTTCGTGATGCGCCACCTTTTTTGTCGCTTAGAGAATTTAATTTTTCCGTCCTTGTGAGATATCTAATTTGCACCAAACATTAAAATGATAAAACGAATGCTTATTTTAGTTAGTAAATGAGTTTCGTGATGCGCCACATTTTTTGTCGCTTAGAGAATTTAGTTGTATGTGAATGTATAGTGACTCGTCTAATTTGCACAAAGCCCTACATATATAGTAGAAATTCCCTCTTATTTTGTCCGTCCTCTGTGTCTGAATATATTGTGGCTCATCTAATTTGCACCAAACATTAATAGGATTAAGCGAATTCTTATTTTAGTTTGTAGTTGAGTTTCGTGATGCCACATTTTTTCTATGCTTAGACAATTTCTTTTGTCATCCTCTGTATGTGAAATATATTGTGACTCATCTAATTTGCACGAAACCGCGCATATATGTTTAAAAATTCCGTCTTTTAGctaaaagtcatcttttcttgGTTGGCAGCCTCCATCCAGAAGTCAAGTGGGCACAGAGGCCTGATGTGGTGTATCTCACCGTGATGTTACCTGATGCTAAAGATCCAAAAGTAGACTTGCAGCCAGAAGGGGTTTTTAACTTCTCTGCTACTGGTGGGGCAGGAGACCGTCTCTACGAATTGAAACTAGAGCTCCAGGATAAAGTTAATGTTGAGGTATTGGATGGTTTGGATTTTCTAGTTACTCATACCATGACTGCCCATAATATATTTACAATTGGGGCAAGTTAGGTAAAGCTAACGTGACATTGTAAATCATGAGAGACAAATCAGAAGAGTAATTGAACCAATCTGAAAGgcaaattttataattttagtaaGATATAACAAGGGGATGGCAGAGGGGATGGCAGTTTATGTGATTTAGCTTATAGTAAAATAGTAACAAGGGGATGGCAGTTTATGTGATTTAGCTATCATAATTTAGTAACAAGTGGTGAAGAGGAACTGTTCAACTGAAGATACAAATTTATTCCAGCCTTTGATTTACGCTACACTTTCTTATCCCATTATATAAAACTGCATTGTAATTTGCAATTTCATTCTGTAGGAGAGCAAAATAAGTACTGGTACCAGAAGTATATTCTGCGTTTTGCAAAAAGCAGAGCCCAAATGGTGGAACAAATTATTGCGTGGAGATGGGAAAGCACCACACTATGTGAAAGTAGATTGGGACAAGTgggttgatgaagatgatgaaccTGATGCTGGTATCATCTCTATCGTTTCTGTCGATCTCTTACCATAGTTGTTATAACACATGCAGAAACTGACTTTGTTACTGCTTCAAACATCTTTTAGGTCCTGGCGATATGGATATGAATGGAATGGATTTCTCGGTAAGAAGTTACTGCATTATTCTATATATGTGTTGCATGTTTAATTTGGAATATCTTTTGATCTTTCTCTTCGCTGGTATAATTTGTAGAAATTCGGTGGAATGGGCGGTGGTGATATGGCTTCCATGATGGGTGGAATGGGAGGTGGTGATATGGCTTCAATGATGGGTGGAATGGGCGGAATGGGTGGAATGATGGGCGGAATGGGTGGCATGATGGGTGGAATGGGCGGAATGGGTGGAATGGGTGATATGGCTTCAATGATGGGTGGAATGGGAGGTGATATGGGGGATGACCTTGATGATAGCGATGATGAAGGTAATTTAACATCTTTGAAGCATGTATAGATTGCCGGTTTCTGGTTATGTCGATGTGTTGGATTAGTATCCTCATGGAATCAGTGGTTGCATATTTTGCACGACTTCTTTTGGCCcttctttctccttctctctGCATAAAAAAGTTTTTCTTTGTCTCTTTCTCTCCTTCAGAATGCACAGATGGGGAGGAATTCAATTGCAAACCTATTAAAGCATGTTGCTTTTGAAGACAATAATtattaaaactttaaaaatgtTTGAGGGATTTATGCGTTCCGTGTTAATGGTTCTTGAAGATTGATATGGTTGGAATGGTGGTtaccttttttttcccccctttctATGTGGATGTCTCTTTTGGTCTGTTTATAAAGTTTGATTCCTAGTGTTGCCTTCTTCCAAAAGTTGATGGTAGTGGATAAATTTGGTgtatactgttgttgatatgcTAATCAGGTTATTTCCTGAAGGAGGTTATGGCATACTTTTATCTTAGGCAATTTGTATTTAAAGATGTGTCCAACATGTGTATATCGTCTAGAATCAGCCTGAGGCTTATTTATGTTATATGAGATTTCCCTTCCTTCTGCCTTGGGGTTTATAGTGCCTCTTCTACTTGTCATAGGGTACTGTATATAAAAGCTCGATTTTATTCTCTTCTGCAGAGCAAGAAGTGACAAAGGATTCAGCTAAAGCTGCAGAGACGGTAGATGCGAAACCTAAAGGAGCAGACAGCAGCAGCAAGGCAGAAGATAAGGCTGCATAGGGAAGAAGAGGAGGCTCAGCCAAGCTCTTGAGTGCATAAGTAGTAGACATTGCTGCAGAGATCCATTGGCTTGCTTTCAGCAACACACTAGAGTGACATGGTTATAAGTTGTCCCTTTCAGTTCATGAAAGTAAAGAAGCTTATCGCGCATGGGAGTTTGTTGTGAGGGACATTATTATCATATTTTCATCCACCTGAGCTGGAAAACATACCTCTATGCTCTGAAATGTGGGTTTTTGTACTATTGTTTTAAGTTCCGACTGAGAATGGTGTTTGAATGACTTAGATCAAATCTCTGTATCTCTCTTGCCTGTCGTCTCTCTTTTTGATGCTTCTGATTAATATATCTGGTTGTTGCGGAGATAGTTCAACATTTTAGAGAAGCAAAAACATATTTGATGAATAATCCTCTAGTTCACATCAGTTTCATTATCGGTAAATATTTAACTAGGTGGATGAAATCTACTGTATTTTGTACGAGTAGATTGGAAATAATTTTAACAAGGAAGGCCATCATTACTTCATGCCTTCATGGGTTTTGCTGTTTAAAAAATTCTACGATGTTCATAAACGTTAATTTATTTATGGTTGATATTTTTTTGTGTGAAATTCTTACAATacatagagcccgtttggattggcttataagttgctatAAAGTtcgttttcaacttttttttgagttttagtTTTTGTGCGtaaaataagacttataagtcaaaaaaaataagttagcttACGCctattttaagcccatccaaacaggctcatagtTCCGACTTCCGAGTTCGCCTAAGTCGGTCCTGTGTTCTCTACTGTAGCTATGCAAAACAATCAACGACAAATTGGGTCAAAATCTAACCTTGAAAATGTAGTGACATCTTTGGTTCTCTCTTCTCTATTAGCTATGCATAAACAACTTACTCCTATTTCTTTATTCCATATTATGTGCAACAATTTTGTATTACCTAAATGTAGTCATGACATGTAATAGAATTCAAAGGGGAAGACCTTCTAGATGGATCTAAACTGCGTTGGTAACGAATGTGGCCTTATGTTCCACAAATGCTGGCACCCATATGTGCCTCGGGAGTCCTGAGccattcaaataaaaaaaatataacgagCACCTACGAAAAAGGTGAATCAAATGTCGACCGCTGAGCAAGAGTTTTTTTTGGGGTAATCACCGCGCATTCTTCTCATGATCTGGAGTTCGGTAGACGAGATAGAGCTGCTAAAGATGACCAAAAAAGCCTCAATAAAGGAAGAATTTTACACGAGATAACAAGGAACGTTAAAGTAATAACTACTGACAAAAGTAACAAGTTTACCGGTCCTTCCTTTGATGtctctcattcattcttcttcatttcatcaTTTTGTAGTGTTTTCATAATTATAGAACCCTCCACTTGCACCATACACTAACTTAACCTTCCGTCGCTTGCTACAATCCTTTGTAAAGATAAAATAGTACCAACCAATTCTAGCATGAACTATTCCGTCTCTAAAAAatgacatatttatatatttaaaaataattaaactttgAAACTTAACATATTATCCAAGAATCTTTTATAGCTACACATATGTTATGATCACAAATCTTCATTTCTTTGTTGTTAAACTCAGTCAAATTAAGGAGTTTGTATTGGACAGAGTccaaccctaaaccctaaatagataaataaaaaacaaagcaaaacaaaacaaaacagtCCAACCCTAAACCCTTGTGTCCAAGCCGGAGTTTTTGTTTCTTCACACTGTTTTTCCTcctcaacacacacacacacacacgcacacaatGGATGGGGCAGAAGAGATGGAcatagaacaacaacaacaaaaattacCCAACACTTCTAAGCGATTTGGTATCAAAAACTCAATCCAAACTAACTTCCACGACGATTACGTTTTCCAAATCGTTCCCAAGTATCTCTCCCTTTTTTCCTTTCacctattaattttttttgtcacatacataaatgaaataaaatacattCTCACTGAAcgtgtttatttatttatttataggaATGACTGGACATCAATGGCAGTATCACTCTCTACAAATACAATTAAATTGTACTCTTTAGCTACTGGACAGTACATTGGTGAATGTAACGGTCATTCTTCGACAATCAATCAAATTACGTTTTCTGGTACTTCATCGCCTCATGTATTGCATTCTTGCTCTTCTGATGGGACCCTCAAAGCTTGGGATACTAGGTCTTTTCAACAGGTTTTAATATTTAACTTCTATATGCATTTGAGTTTATGGTAAACTAttagcttttcccttttcctaccCAGGGGCGAATTTATGTACAAATTTGGGACACGTGAACCTATGGTCTCTCTATAAAACTAGCTTATGTATATAGTTTCTAAAATTGGCATAATAGTATCTAATGGCACCCATGCTACAAGGGATCAATTCCCACTTAGTACATTTCTTTAGGGGTGCTCCCATGTTCTAGAAATCTTAGATTCGCCTCTGTTcgtacctgaactatcaccatctatgtattaaaaacACACCTCTGAGTTGATTAGGCCAACTGtcagttgttcccttttccCAGCTAAACTATCAATCAGGCGTGTTTTAATAGACATAGctagtgatagttcaggtagaaaaaTGGAACAgttgatagttgaggtgtgaaactcgcgaaaaagtgaTTGTAtatttgaccattatctctatGCATTTCTATGGTTTCTGgttttgttattttgttttttgatttgGAATAGATGGAATGCAGGTGTTTTCAGTTAGTGGTGGGCCTTCTCAAGAGATATTTAGTTTCTCCTTTGGTGGAGCTAATCATAATCTGCTTGCTGCTGGGTGTAATTCTCAGGTACTATGTCTTGTGGCTGCAAATTAGCAGTAGTTGATTAGTAGAATCTTAAGTTCATACGTGTAGAGAACTACAGCACCCACTAAAGCACTAAAGCAGTAGCGTGTGGGAACTTACGGATTGTTTGGCAGGAGgtattagagaaaataatactAGTATTAGCTTTGGTATGATTTAATCCCTTGTTTGGTAGTGTTTTCAACCTATGTATAACTAATACTTGTATGGTTATACTGTTTCTACTGGTTTTTGCTTAATTTCAGCTTCATGTAGTTATGTCCTGAAGCTAACTGTTAGATGTTTTGTAACTCTGCATCTTCTAGATGCCTTTCTAATGCAATTTATTTacttcatccaaaaaaaaaaaatatacttgtATGGTTATACACCCTATTtagtactattcttatacatagTAAACCACATCATTAACAATAACAGTACTTATCCTATGCTAATACaccctattcagtactattTAAAGAAATTATGTCCTGCATAttatttaatacaacaaaccagACAACCGAAAAAAAATAATGCCAGCATTACTACTACaccctattcagtactattTTTATTcaccctaccaaacgaccccttagtgtctctgtgtgtatatgtatatttaagaAATGGATGTTTAACTACATATGATTCAAGCCAAGGACAGTGTTGGCACCTGCTGCCCTAATACTATATCCGTCCCTGGAAATTAGTTAGTTTGATCTGTTGTAAACTATTTGACTGCTTGCTTCAGCCTTCAAACGAGAAATTTAAATTGCTTGCAACTACAAAAAGAATACTTCTTTTCCAGATATAATTCCTTAGAATCCTATTATTACATGAGACATGTGATTTATCTTATTCTTTTGACTGAGGCTCATGAAATTACTTTGTTCCATTTAGTGTTATGAGGTATGTGGCAGGTTGACATTGCATTGTGGTTATTTTTGTACAGATACTCTTCTGGGATTGGAGGACCAAGCGTCAGGTTGCGTGCTTGGAGGAATCTCATACGGAAGATGTTACTCAGGTGTGTCACTATACTAGTAAATTGACTCATTTCCCGTAAACTTTTGGTCAGTAAACCATTGAGTTTATTGTGTTATAATTAATGTTCTATAAGTTAATAACAGTTTCTCATCACTGCTAGAACAATTCACACCCATGTTCGTACGGGTACCACACTGCAAATTGTATTTCTAAGAGCTGAATTATCTTTCTGAAATTTCCGTTGTAGTAGCACAATAATAGAGAATATTTGATTGTGGTCAAGTATTCTGGAGTACATTTCATACCTGAGGTGCTCTTTGAGTATTATTCTGTTTTCTAACCATATGCTTTGTATTCTAATGACAACACAAAGAAAGTTAAGATGTAAGCATACTATGTgttagtacaacaacaacaacaacaacaacccggtgaaatcccacaacgtggggtctggggagggtagagtgtacgcagaccttactcctaccaaggtaggacggttgtttccgaaagaccctcggctcaataaaagcataaaaagaggttAGATAAGGCTaagagattcaaagcgatatgtAAATGAAATAACGCAAGCGACACAGATAACATAGGATAATCAAAGCACAGGAAATAACAGATAATAGTAGAAATCAGAGCACAAGAAATTATACTGCGATAAATACTATGTGTTAGTCTTACTGTAAAATTATTACTAGTTTGTTTTGAAGTTAGTATGTATGAGacattattataattttaagaGCTAATTTTCtatctctcttgatgataatcATTACAAAGTTGACTGACAGTAGTTGGAGGTTGTGCTGGACCTGCTATGACCGTCAGACATCTGATTACTGCTCCACAATACACAGATGTGATTGTGGCATTCATTGCATGTTTCCTTAACTATATGCTTTTAATGATTACCAAATGCATAACC
This portion of the Lycium ferocissimum isolate CSIRO_LF1 chromosome 1, AGI_CSIRO_Lferr_CH_V1, whole genome shotgun sequence genome encodes:
- the LOC132048061 gene encoding uncharacterized protein Os08g0359500 isoform X4; translated protein: MSLHPEVKWAQRPDVVYLTVMLPDAKDPKVDLQPEGVFNFSATGGAGDRLYELKLELQDKVNVEESKISTGTRSIFCVLQKAEPKWWNKLLRGDGKAPHYVKVDWDKWVDEDDEPDAGPGDMDMNGMDFSKFGGMGGGDMASMMGGMGGMGDMASMMGGMGGDMGDDLDDSDDEEQEVTKDSAKAAETVDAKPKGADSSSKAEDKAA
- the LOC132048061 gene encoding uncharacterized protein Os08g0359500 isoform X1, which encodes MSLHPEVKWAQRPDVVYLTVMLPDAKDPKVDLQPEGVFNFSATGGAGDRLYELKLELQDKVNVEESKISTGTRSIFCVLQKAEPKWWNKLLRGDGKAPHYVKVDWDKWVDEDDEPDAGPGDMDMNGMDFSKFGGMGGGDMASMMGGMGGGDMASMMGGMGGMGGMMGGMGGMMGGMGGMGGMGDMASMMGGMGGDMGDDLDDSDDEEQEVTKDSAKAAETVDAKPKGADSSSKAEDKAA
- the LOC132048061 gene encoding uncharacterized protein OsI_027940 isoform X2; amino-acid sequence: MSLHPEVKWAQRPDVVYLTVMLPDAKDPKVDLQPEGVFNFSATGGAGDRLYELKLELQDKVNVEESKISTGTRSIFCVLQKAEPKWWNKLLRGDGKAPHYVKVDWDKWVDEDDEPDAGPGDMDMNGMDFSKFGGMGGGDMASMMGGMGGMGGMMGGMGGMMGGMGGMGGMGDMASMMGGMGGDMGDDLDDSDDEEQEVTKDSAKAAETVDAKPKGADSSSKAEDKAA
- the LOC132048061 gene encoding uncharacterized protein OsI_027940 isoform X3, which produces MSLHPEVKWAQRPDVVYLTVMLPDAKDPKVDLQPEGVFNFSATGGAGDRLYELKLELQDKVNVEESKISTGTRSIFCVLQKAEPKWWNKLLRGDGKAPHYVKVDWDKWVDEDDEPDAGPGDMDMNGMDFSKFGGMGGGDMASMMGGMGGGDMASMMGGMGGMGDMASMMGGMGGDMGDDLDDSDDEEQEVTKDSAKAAETVDAKPKGADSSSKAEDKAA